The Populus alba chromosome 6, ASM523922v2, whole genome shotgun sequence genome contains a region encoding:
- the LOC118043897 gene encoding probable LRR receptor-like serine/threonine-protein kinase At4g30520 translates to MARKLLLLSIFFLFLARLSLSYEPRNHEVDALISIREALHDPYGVLNNWDEDSVDPCSWAMITCSPDNLVICLGAPSQSLSGTLSGAIGNLTNLRQVLLQNNNISGQIPPELGTLSKLQTLDLSNNRFSSVVPDSLGQLNSLQYLRLNNNSLSGPFPVSLGKISQLVFLDLSYNNLSGPVPKSPARTFNVAGNPLICGSSSTEGCSGSANVGPLSFSLGTSPGKHKSKKLALALGLSLSLVFLFLLALGILWLRRKHKGHLMLNVSDKQEEGLIRLGNLRSFTFRELQIATDNFCSKNILGTGGFGNVYKGKLGDRTMVAVKRLKDLTGTSGESQFRTELEMISLAVHRNLLRLIGYCATSNERLLVYPYMSNGSVASRLRGKPALDWNTRKRIAIGAARGLLYLHEQCDPKIIHRDVKAANVLLDEFCEAVVGDFGLAKLLDHADSHVTTAVRGTVGHIAPEYLSTGQSSEKTDVFGFGILLIELITGMRALEFGKTVNQKGAMLEWVKKIQQEKKVDELVDKELGSNYDWIEVEEMLQVALLCTQYLPAHRPKMSEVVRMLEGDGLAEKWAVSHNHGNPTMNLSHPKNASRSTFYPTTASKHDESGHNRSSSMFGTTMDEDDDERSLDSYAMELSGPR, encoded by the exons ATGGCTCGCAAGCTGCTGCTTCTCTctatcttctttctctttttagcTAGACTGTCCCTTTCATATGAACCCAGAAACCATGAAG TGGACGCTTTGATAAGTATAAGAGAAGCATTACATGATCCATACGGAGTGTTAAACAACTGGGATGAGGATTCTGTTGATCCTTGTAGCTGGGCTATGATTACTTGCTCTCCTGATAATCTTGTTATTTGCCT GGGGGCTCCAAGCCAGTCCCTTTCTGGTACTCTGTCTGGAGCCATAGGAAATCTCACTAATCTTCGCCAAGT GTTGTTGCAAAACAATAACATCTCTGGCCAAATCCCTCCAGAGCTTGGCACTCTCTCAAAACTTCAGACTTTGGATCTCTCTAACAACAGGTTCTCTAGTGTGGTACCAGACTCACTTGGTCAATTAAATAGCCTCCAATACCT GAGGCTAAACAACAATAGCCTGTCTGGGCCTTTCCCTGTGTCTTTGGGCAAAATCTCACAGCTTGTTTTCTT GGACCTGTCTTATAACAATCTCAGTGGACCTGTTCCCAAGTCCCCTGCTAGAACATTCAA TGTTGCTGGTAACCCATTGATTTGTGGAAGCAGCTCTACTGAAGGATGCTCTGGATCAGCCAATGTTGGtcccctttctttctctcttggaACATCACCCG GTAAGCATAAGTCCAAGAAATTAGCACTTGCCCTTGGGCTTAGTCTCAGCCTTGTATTTCTCTTCCTCCTAGCACTTGGAATCCTTTGGCTCCGACGGAAACACAAAggccatttgatgctcaacgtTAGTG ACAAACAAGAAGAGGGGCTAATTAGACTAGGAAATCTCCGGAGCTTCACCTTCAGAGAGCTTCAAATAGCCACTGATAACTTCTGCTCGAAGAACATTCTTGGCACCGGAGGTTTTGGCAATGTGTACAAGGGAAAGCTGGGAGATAGGACCATGGTGGCTGTCAAACGACTAAAGGATTTGACTGGGACTTCCGGGGAATCACAGTTTCGGACAGAATTGGAGATGATCAGCCTTGCAGTTCACCGTAATCTGCTGCGGTTGATTGGATACTGTGCCACTTCTAATGAGAGGCTTTTGGTTTATCCTTACATGTCAAATGGCAGCGTGGCCTCAAGGCTTAGAG GAAAACCTGCACTGGACTGGAACACAAGGAAGAGGATAGCAATTGGAGCTGCCAGGGGTCTTCTGTATCTACACGAGCAATGTGACCCTAAGATTATTCATAGGGATGTAAAGGCTGCTAATGTGCTCCTTGATGAATTCTGTGAGGCCGTAGTCGGTGATTTTGGTCTTGCCAAGCTTCTAGACCATGCAGATTCCCATGTCACCACTGCTGTTCGTGGCACAGTTGGGCACATTGCGCCAGAGTACCTCTCCACTGGCCAGTCATCTGAGAAAACTGATGTTTTTGGATTTGGCATTCTCTTAATAGAGCTCATAACTGGAATGAGAGCTCTTGAATTTGGAAAAACTGTCAATCAAAAAGGAGCAATGCTTGAATGG GTGAAGAAAATACAGCAAGAGAAGAAAGTGGATGAGTTGGTGGACAAAGAACTGGGGAGCAACTATGATTGGATTGAGGTGGAGGAGATGTTACAAGTAGCTCTTCTATGCACTCAATACCTCCCAGCTCACCGTCCCAAAATGTCCGAAGTGGTCCGGATGCTTGAAGGTGATGGTCTTGCCGAGAAATGGGCTGTATCACACAATCATGGTAATCCCACAATGAACCTCTCTCATCCGAAAAACGCTAGCAGAAGCACATTTTACCCTACCACTGCTTCAAAGCATGATGAAAGTGGTCATAATCGATCGAGCAGCATGTTTGGAACTACAATGGACGAGGATGACGATGAACGTTCTTTGGATTCCTATGCTATGGAACTCTCTGGTCCAAGATAA